ACGACCCGTACCGTACTGGGCATTATTGAGCTGGTTGGCATCTACAGCTGCCTGACCAGATGTTCGATAAGGGCTCTGGACTGACCCGTCTGCGTTCACCCTGTACACTTCAGCTGTACCAGATGTAGCCTGGCGGGCATTGGTGAAGCCTTCTGCATAGGAATCCGCTTGGCCCGCCCCCTTACCTATTCGGTCATAAGATTTGTAATCAACGTTTTGTGCGCTTAAGCCTCGACTTTGTAGGGATTGATCAACGTTTCTGGCGTGATATTCGGTAAATCGCCGTGAAAGTTCTTCATAAGCTTCTTCAGGGCTGATATTATTTCTGTGTGCATATTTGTTTAAGTCAGACTTATTAAACCGTGGGATTACCGTGCGATCCGCATCTGTCCGTAACCTGGGGGCAGCTCCTCTGGCACTAGACCCACTGTCTGCAACGATAACCTCTTGAACTCGTACATGGGTACTGTTCTGGGTATCAATGATGGCACCGCGAGTCCCTTGGCGCACGGATTCATTTACCTGGTTACCTAATATTCTATTACACTCCTGGGCAGCTTCCCTGCTAATGGCTCCTTTTCGCTGCAAAGCATCTAAATCTCGCATCCCGCCATTTCTATAGAGCTTGGATACCCTGTCAGGATCCCCAGAGCGGACAGCATCGTCAAACTGTTGTAGTTTTGACTGTTCTGTTGGAGTTAACTTTACTTTGGAGGAGCTACCTGTAATATTTTCAGCTAGTTCAGAAAGGCTTCTCGGGCCTGTGTAACCCTCCCGTCCACTAAGAATATTACCGATCCGGCTAGCACCCTGGCTGACGCTTTGGGTAAGCCGACGGCCGGTCGCTTCCCAGGCTCTTCTGCTGAAAAGGTCCGAGGCCTGGCCCAGCAAGTCGGCCCCTGACTCTTTCAAGCTTCCCCAGCCACCTCTTAATCCACCTCTGACAGCCCCGCCTGCACCTTCTCCAAGACTACCGTATGCGCCACTTAGGGCACCACCCGTCGCTCTAACGGCTCCACCGATAGCCCGGCCAAAGAGGTCCTGAACCAGGGTCTGTTTTATCCCCTGGTAAGTGGCACTTAGCCCACTTTCTCCCCGGTCTATCGCGTCTTTAATGGTATAATTACTACCGATGGGGGTAAAAACCCACTCAGAACTACCGCCCGTCAAAGCACCAATCCCAATCCGCCCCACTAGGCCAGGCCAGGAGGTAGTGCCATTACTATTGGTAGCAGTAGTGATGTTGCGTCCTGTTTCACCAAGGGAGTCCACCATGCTGTCAACATCGGTCCACCAGGGGTTTTCGGGTGCTGGCACGTCATTTGGACCCAGGGTAGCACCGCTGATCCGACCTCCGATATGATCCCGGATACGCTTGACCTGCTCCGGGTCTGGAGCTTTGCCTTCATTGACGAGATCGTCAATTAGCTGGCAGATCCTGCCGTGAGTATCATCTTTCCCGCTTAACATCCCTCTATTAAAGGCTGTTCGCTCCATCTGCTGTAGCCGATCTAACATCTCTTCCTGTTCCTTAATCTCCTGAAAAGCATCTTTAAGATGCTGATCGCTATTAGGGCTGGTCTCGGCTCTATCAAGCTCCTTTTGGCGCTGTTCTTCTAGATTAGACTGACGCCTTCTGGCATCCTCAGGTCTAAACCAGGCACCATCCTGATAGATATGACCTTGTTCTATATGACTTCTTTCTATCTCATAATCCTTAGCCGAAATCCAAAAAGGCTTATCCGATGCATCTGTTGGAGAAGTTGTATAAATATATTCTTCCCCGTCAGCAGCAATAACTCGGTCATTGATATTAGGCGCTTCTACAATTTCTTCATAAGTACGCGAATTTGAGATGACTTTTTCTCCCAATGCTGAAGCTGTGACGTTACCTCCTTTACGTCCGATATAATCAAGACCTATAGCCATAAGACCAGGTATCAAAATACCAGCAGCCGCTTGAACACCATTTTCAGGGAAAGGAACCTTGCCTATACCTCCCCAGATGGAGCCTTCACCTTGTCCTTGGTTAGAAGGCTCTCCTCCTCCCATGAAGCCCTCATGCCAACTGCGAAAATCTTCCGGAGAGTCTGGTGCAAATGAAGAATCATCAGATGTGCCTTCTGCTCCTACAGCTTCAGTACCTGAACTTGAATCCACTTGACCTTCGAAACTCACTGAATGAGTAAGTTTAGTGACATGTTCATAGTCGGGATAAGTAGTATATTCTATATCACCTTTGTAGACCCGTATTGTTCCTTTAATGCTGTTATCACTATACTTTGCATCCACCTCGCGAAAATGAATAGGATAGCTGTCTCTAGCAAAACTTATAAATCTACCTTCTAACATTCCATCTGAGTAAAATAAATACGGTGGGCGTACTAACTCTAAACTAGAAGTAGTTGCAAGAGCCGCCCTGCCGTCTCTTTCATTATTTAGCGGGGGTCCACTTAAATAGACTCTAGATGATTCCAAAACTATCTCACAGGCACCTGGGTTAGTATAGTCGACATTCCACATTCCTCCTAAAGGCTCTGGCGCCTGCATACTAGCTGAAGAGTCAACTTCTTCTACTCTAAATCCAGTAATCTGATAAGTTCGTTTTTCCCCCTCCTGTATATTGGCATAAACAAAAGAACCCGGAGTTAAGAAGAGAAAAGTAAATAAAACAAGATATATTAATGCTTTCATATTTTTGTTTTACCTCCATTCTTGATTGCTCCATTATTGACTGATCTAAATTAAATTAATTGATCTAAGATGATACAGTTGCTACCAAATAAACCAGGACCAACCCATAAAGATCATACATCCAAAGAAAACAGAAATTAGAAGGCTTACTATTCTTTTGCCACCAGTCATTTCTTTAAGTGTTGCCATCATGGGTCTAGTAGCCCAAAGAATACCAGGGATTCCAAAGGTCAAAGCCGTATTCCACCCCAAAAAGATATTAAACAATAGCCCACTTGTCGTATACACCAAAGCTGGGGAATACCCCAGCCCAAAAGCTTTAACAGTCCATTTAGCAGTATGATGATTGCCCCAAACCTTGACTATTAGCCAGGCCATCATGGCAAATAAGAAAACTCCTAAAGTGCCGTAAAGAAAACCAAGTATGGCAATAAAAATACCGGAAATTGTAAATATACCTCCTTCTCCATAAGTCCCTCTATATATATCCGAGCTTGTTTGAACAAAAAATAACATAAAGGCAAGTCCAGAAACAGAAAGAGCCCACTGCCATGAATAACTCTGTAGATGTGATTTAAGCAAAATCCCCGGATTTAATACCATTAAAAACATACCCCAAAAACGTGAAAACTTGTTAGTCTGTTTGCTTGTTTCACTACTAGTAAAAATTTCTCTAATGGGTTTCCACTCATTTGACGAAGTATCATAGACCAAGTCATTAATAGCAATCTCTTTTTTTGATATGTTGTTTAGGATTTGCTGCTTACTATAAGGCCCACGAACTTCTCCCTGACGGCTGATATAACAACTATCAAGATTTGTGATGGAAGTATTCTTTAATTCTCTCAAGATTTTCAACCTCCCTTCTAAGTTAATAAGAATATATCACTATAAGTAATAAAAAAATATCACCCTTATAGGTGATATTTGAAATTTGCATAAATTTGTTTTAAATCAAAGTATATCTTCTGCTTTAACCCAGCTAGTTTGGCTTTCGTTCCAGACCAAATCATTAGATGCTACTCTGCCTTCATCTTTCAGAGCTTTGAACTCTTCCCATGTATAAGGGCCATAAGGTTCGTTTTCTCGAAGTACATACCAACTTTGTTCTTTGGAATCATTTCCTTGCTCATTGACTTGTTCTTTTTTTGAATCAACTTTTGTAACAGAACTAGTTTCTTTTTTGTCTTTTTGAGGTTGTCTTTTGCCTTTGTAACAAGCTATAAGGTTATCAGCTCTATCATAAACATAATTAATTTCCCCATCTACCAAACTATTTATATCTATATCTAAATTAATACCATTACAATCACCGTTTTTATCTTCAAAACTAATTTTTCTCAATCGGTTTAATTCATCATATTCATAACATAACTCACGTTTTACTTTTTTCATAACCAAGCACCTCTCCTTTGCCTGCTAATTAATTAATCTCCTGGCATACCACAGACAAGCTTCACCGCTTCTCCAGGTAATCCTGCCGGAGTACTATATGCTTCTATAGTTGTCCTTCCTGCAAATTCGCCGCCTCTTTGTGCAGTCTGATTATAGCTTTCTGCATACCTATCCCTTGCGTTGTAAGCAGCTTGTGGATCTCCTCTTCTAATAGCATCATAATATGAATCTCTTTTTCTTGCAGTTTCTTCTGCCGATTCTCTATACCTATTAAATGTTCTACCTACCCCGTATGCAGTGGCTGCACCTGCTGCCACTGTACCTACTGTCAGTACGACACCTAAAGTTACAACAAAGGTTCCCTCTGGATCAATATATAGAAGTGGATTGTTGTCTGCATAGGCATAAAAATTTATGCCACCTTTTAAGCCAATAGGGTCTTTTTGAATGAATCTACCGGTAGATGCCTGGTAGTAACGGGTTTTCATAAAGAAAAGGCCATTTCCTTCATCCATAACTCCAAATGCACCAACATAGGTGAACGGATTTTCTATCTTATCTTTTTCGTCTTTTTTATCCTGCTCTTTTACCACTGTCCCATATGGAGAATAAGCATAAGCCTGTTTTATTTCACCGTTTTTGTCTGTAAGAGCAAGGGTATTACCTGTCTTGTCAAAATGATAGAATAATACTTGGTCAGAATAATTTTCAGTGTTACTTTCTTCATCAAGTTGTCTTAGTGAAGCAGCTAGGAAGTGATTACAGTAGAGATAGAGTACTAGCTCAGCTTTTTCATTTTTTTCAAAAAGAACTCGACCTTGCTGATCACAGAAAAATCGTTTTCTGTTGTTACCAGTAACCGATTCAAAACGGTGCCCAAGGCCATCGTACTTATGAGTTGTTTTTTCCCCGTTAATGCTACACTCAACAAGCTGATTTTCTTGATTGTATGCATTTGATGAGTCCTCCCCCCAGGATATAAGATTACCGTCATCATCAAAGATACATTTTTCATTATTAACTACAGCTGCTTGGTTAGCCTCGTTTGTTTCTATATCAAAAGACTCTTCTTTTGCAAGGGCTAGGAGAGGATCTACAGGATATGTTCCTTTTTCTTCAATAATATTACCGGCCAAATCCCTGAGGTAGTTTATCTCACAAAACACTTCTTCAGATGAGCTGTGTTTTAGACCTGTAAGCCTGTGGGCTTTATCATAATCATAAGTGGTTATTGTATTATTAGAACGAGTTTCTACAAGAAGGTTGCCTACACTATCATACTTATATTCTACTTTGTTCTCGCCAAAAGCCATGCTGGTGATGCGATTACGGCTATCATAGGTATACTCTATCTTAACTTCACCTGGATACGTTATAGAAGTAATATTACCTGCTGGATCATAAGAGTATTTAACCTGATATCCATCCGGGTAGTTTATAGCTGTCATGTTACCCCTGCTGTCATATTCATAAGAAGTAACGCCGGCTTGATCTTTTATTTCAGTCAAATTACCATTAGCATCGTGTTTAAACGCAGCGACCTCTTCTCCGTCATAATATTTGGCAGAATTTCTTCCTTCACTATCCCATTTCAAAGCAACATTGTTTCCCCTAGCATTTGTCATCTCTTTTATTCTACTTCTATAATCTATTTGCTTAGTAACAGTGTTTGATAGCCCATCAGTAACTTTTTCTGGTTCATAATCGGGAGTATAAGTAAAGTTGTTTTGATTTCCTGCCTTGTCAACTAGTCCTACCAGGTTGCCCAGTCGATCGTACTGGTACTTTAGTTCACTTCCGGCAGAATCCTGAACTTTTGATAATCTACCTAAAGTATCATAATTTTGAATTATTTTGTTTCCAAGGGCATCTGTTTTTTCGACCAAATTATTGTTATCATCATAGACATACTTTTCTTCTGCCATTAAAGGGTCAATTTCACTTATGATATTTAGCAGGGGATCTAGTTCTAATCCATAATTCCCCCCGACCTCATCCGTTGTTACCAAAGCAGCACAGCAATCATAGATATGACTTCTAAAAGTATCATCAGAATGAGTAATTTTTGTAACTCTGTCGTTCTCATCATACTCATAATAAGTGGTATTGCCATTTGCGTCAGTAGTTGATAGCAATTGATAGCCCCACTCGTCATAAGAATAACAAGTAGAATGACCTATTTGGTCAGTCTTTTTTGTTAGATTTCCATAATCATCATAATAGAACATTAGTTTCTCTCCGATGTGATCGATTAATGAGATTACCTCACCCTTATCGTTATATTCCTGGGTCATTTCGTTGCCCGATGGGGATATGGCTTTGATAAGGTTTTTATTGTTGTCATATTCATAACTCCATCTATCTCCAGAAGGTGAAGTTATGCCAATCAAGTTATCATTATTATCGTACTCAAAAGCTCTTACATATCCGCTAGGGCTAATCTCTTCAATTTTATTTCCCCTGGTATCATACTTTATGCGGCTAATATTTTCGTTTTCGTCCTTGAATGAAACTCTCAAACCGTTTTCATAAGAGTATTCTTTGCTGTTTCCTAAGTGATCAATAACTTTTTTGGTTAAGCCTGTTTCACTCTCGTAGGTGGTAGTGTTTCCCCCAGGGTAAATAGTTTTTACTTGAGCTGGAGACAAGGAAATAAGCTCATATTTAGTAATTTTCCCTCTAGCATCAGTAACACAGTCAATATGGTAATACCCGTTTGTCTCTTTGTAGCCAAAAATTGTTGTTTTTTTCTTTCTTCCAATAGTCATTTTGTTAATCAGATTTTCTCCAGGGTGATATTCATAACAGGTTATAACACCCAAGAAGTCTACTGCCTCGGTCAAATTGTTATATTCATCATATTTGAAGGTAGCACTTCTACCATCAGATATAGAAAAACCACTGCAAACACCTGGCATATTATTCGGAGTATCTTCAGCATATTCGAAGGTTATCTCACGACTAGAAGCGTCTTTTAAGCGAGATAGATTGCCATTGTTATCATATTCAAGGATTACTTTATTGCCGTTGTAATCCATTATAGATAGTAAGGAGTTTTTTTCGCCTTCATTGTTTAGCTGATAATAGTAAATATAAGAGGTGCTTTTCTCAATATATAACCAGTGGTCCTGATACAATAGCAAACGATCAAAATTTCCTGGAGAGGGAATCAATTCGATAGGAGAATGATCTGGAATATAAGCAAAAGTTTGAGAAGAAGCATGAGAACCGTCCCCTATTTGCCCTATTTGCCAAATTAATTCTTGCCCAGAGCCGCGGCGTAAGGTGGCCTTGTTGTTCTCAAAATAAATATATGAATCATAGGCAAAAGACCATCCATTGCCAAACATGCCGCTTGTCTTGGTATCATTGCTGTTATATGTGATAGTTAAGTCAATCTTTGGTCCTGCACCGTTATAAGAATAGATAGTATCCTGAATAACAAGTCCCAGGTTAGAAGTATTGATATAATAATTGGGAAGTCCATTAATACTACATCTAGAGGGGCCATTACCTCCAGAGTACTCAATATTGGGGTTATCTCCGGGGCCTCCATTAAATATAGGACTATTTAGCTCACCAAGATCTATAGAGTAATCAGATACCTCTGTAGATGAAACATCCTGGGCTAAAGGCTCGCTTACCTGTATATCACCTTGCCCAACAATTGATGATCCTGCAAGTCCAGGTGATATAGCTGATGTAAGACCACCTAAAATACCACCAAGAAAAGTAGACCCAGCAGGCAGCAAACCAAGCTGTCTTACAAGATCTGCATTCTCACTTCCCCACCAATCAGACCAGCTCCCAGCCTGGCTGTAACTACCTCCTTCACAGTATGCCATAGCCTGCTGCTCCAAGAACAATAACCCTCCACCGAGAAAGATAATACTAAGAGCAAATCTTTGATGTTCCTTGTTTTTCAAAAAAACTACAGCTCCAATAGAAAGCAAACAAGCTACAAACAATAATATTGCCCCGGCTCGCATCAGCCCTGCCAGCAAAAACCCTCCAGCCATACCCGTGATTACAAGAAATATACTGTCATATTCTTCTCCTAGTATCATAAATCTTTTGCCAGATAACCTTTGAAGGTCTCCCAAAAGAACTTTTAACACCATGATCTCAAGGCTTTTGAAATGGGCAGTAAGTATCAACAACATTCCAAGTGCCATAACCCCACTGAACATGAAATTCCTATAAAGTAAACTGATAAATAAAGCAATAAAAACTCCAATAACTATCCTGCTAAAGCCTTTTTCCTGGTTTTTTTGAATAGAATTTTGGATGTTATTAGGCGTCTGCTTTATATTTTCCAACCAATTATTAAATCCCATTGAACGTGCCCTGACGATAAAACTGCTGATAAAATAAGCTAACAACCCCCAAAAAGCATTAACCCCAGCAAAATGTGTGTCCTGCAGATGGACTATTGAATTAACCGTTACCATATCAGGTCTATACATCAAACCGTCGTTTACTCTTGCAACAAGATAGGTATGAGAGACCCAGGTAATAAAAGACATTATCAGTCCAAGCATTATTATTCTAGGAATACTACTACCAACGCCTTTTACTAAAACTATCAAAAGCTGAAATAAGGTCTCTGGATTTTTACCTGTAGAGTTGGTGAAGTTGTGGATTTTTTTCTCAGTTGCAGAATTTATTACCTTCTCCCTTTCCATCCATGTGCCTGTGGAAGCATCTATCCTCCACGTCTTACCATCAGGTGTTTCTACCAGTAATTCGTCTAATTGACTATCAAACTCTTGGTAAGATATGGCCCCGCTATCTAACTGTTCTCTTAAAACTAAATACCTCCTACCAGCCTGTTCAAAAGTCACGATTTTCCCCTCCCAATATCTAGATTCTGACTAACATCACAAGTAAATTCTTGATTCCATTGCAAAAGTTATATGAACAAGAGCCTATTATGCCTGGCTATAAGTAGATTTTATCTAATTAGCCTGGTCGAGTTTAGAACTACCATTGTCGAGCCCACATTATGAACAATCGCTCCACCAAGGGGGCTTAGATAACCAAAAGCTGCCAACATAAAACCAGCCAAATTATATATAATTGCAAAAACTATAATATTTTGTTTGATTATTTTCCTGGTGTTTCGAGCAATATCTAAGAACATAGACAGCTTACTGAAATCTCCATCTAATAAAACAACAGAACCAGCATCAAGGATTACAGACGAAGTTGTATCTCCCATGGCTATACCTATATCTGCTTTTGCAAGAAGGGGTGCATCATTTATCCCATCACCAACTGCTGCTACTGTATTTCCCTGGTTTTTTAATTCATCTAGAACCTTAACCTTATCTTCTGGCAAAAGCCCAGCCTTGAATTCATTTATCCCAGTTTCTCTAGATATCTGGTAAGCAGTATGGTAATTGTCACCTGTTAGTAAGATTGATTTTGGTATAAGTTTGTTAATTTTTATTAAACTCTTCAGAATATCTTCTCTTAAAATATCTTCCATTGAGATAATTCCGACTAAGTACTAGGGGTGTAAACCAGGCAGCAAATCTATCAGCAAGCCTGATAGTAGGCGTCTTTCCCTTAAGGGCTTTTTCTGTTAGTTCCACCATTTTGCCAAGGATGGTTTTATCACCTTGTCTTGAAGTCTTTATCAGTAGTGCTCCTTCATAATTAAGTGAGCCAGCATAGACCATGTCACCTGTTCTCTTTGGTACGGGGCTACTTTCTCCTGTGATACTTGCTTCGCTTAGAAGGGTTGATCCTTTTGTTATCGTTCCATCCACTGGGATGTCTTCTCCGGGTTTGACAATTATTATGTCTCCAGGCTTTATATCATCGATAGATACTATCTTTGATTCTTCTGATGATATTTTTAACCGTACATTTTGTGGAATTAAGGATTTTAGGTCTGTAATAGCCTTTTTACTCTTATCTATTACCCTCTCTTCTAGATACCCACCGATAGTCATTATGAAGGCAACTTCTGCTGCTACTAGGTATTCTCCAATTGACAGTGATGCGATTATTGCTATTGTCACAAGTTCTGCAACATTTAATTCACCTTTTATCACACCTCTTAGGGCACCTATCACCATATCCTTGCCGCAAATGATTGTAACTACAATGGCTGTAATATCAGCAAGCAAATAAGTCCTTGGAAAACGATAAAAGATAATGCTTAATATTATTAAAATTAAGCCAACTACAGTCTTTTGAAGTTTGGTCAAATTATTTGGCTCCCCTCTAGTGCTCTATATACCTCATTGGCACCCACTCGTTATAAGTGTCATCCCACTCCAATACTAACCCGAATGAATAGGGAGGGTCACTGAAAAGTAGCTCAATATATACTTCTAGCGTTTCACCTTGCGCGTATTCAGTATCATAGTAATACCCATAAAAAGGCAAGTCTCCATATACTGAACGCAGTTCATCCATACTCATATTAAATGAATCAATGGTATCAAAAGAAAAAACATAAAAACTTTCACTCTTTAGAACATCTGTCAAATACCAGACAAGGGCTTCTTTAACTAGATGATTACTATATATTCCAGTATTACTTTCGCTTGTATTACTACCAACTGATATTTCCCCGTTTGACTCTCTTTCAATAGTATTCTCTTGATTAACTTGCTCACTAGCAGTCTGTCCACTTGTTTTTTCATATTCTTCATTCGGCTCATTTGTTTCTCCACTTACTATTTCTTCTACTAGATTATCATTTGTATCAACAAACTCAGAGCCGTTATTGTCATCTCCACCAAAAAATGAGCTAACACCCCACCAACCAAGTCCAATAACTCCAACAAATACAACTAAAACTCCAGCAATAACGAACAGCATTTTATTATTACCTGTCTTAGTACTGTTCTTTTGAGGAGCAGGTGCAGAATATAAAGCTAATTCTTCAACATGTTTTATTTGGCTCCAATTAGACATATTTTCATTCCAGATATAATCTTCTCCAGTTACAAAATTAGATCTCAGTTGTTCTTTTATTTCACCTAGCGTATAAGGACCTAACTGCTTTCCATTTTTGTGAACAAACCAGTTTTGTGCCATCTTTTTTCACCCTTTCAATATATGATTCAGGTGCAAAAAGTCATATGAACAAATTGCACAGGAATCAAATATAAATATGTAAATAAAAACACTAACTGCATAGTCAAACACTACCACGGCTAAATAATTAATACATCACCTTAAAGGGTGATATTAAAAATCTTTTTAAAACACAATAAAAAAACACCTTCAATCAATATTGAAAGTGTCGCATGCGTCGCATGATTCTTCTACATTGACTTATATTATTTTTTGCTTATACTTTCAGTCTTGTTTATATTGTCAGAGTTTCTTGATTTAATTCTTTGTTGAT
The Natranaerofaba carboxydovora genome window above contains:
- a CDS encoding GYF domain-containing protein — translated: MRELKNTSITNLDSCYISRQGEVRGPYSKQQILNNISKKEIAINDLVYDTSSNEWKPIREIFTSSETSKQTNKFSRFWGMFLMVLNPGILLKSHLQSYSWQWALSVSGLAFMLFFVQTSSDIYRGTYGEGGIFTISGIFIAILGFLYGTLGVFLFAMMAWLIVKVWGNHHTAKWTVKAFGLGYSPALVYTTSGLLFNIFLGWNTALTFGIPGILWATRPMMATLKEMTGGKRIVSLLISVFFGCMIFMGWSWFIW
- a CDS encoding DUF4339 domain-containing protein yields the protein MKKVKRELCYEYDELNRLRKISFEDKNGDCNGINLDIDINSLVDGEINYVYDRADNLIACYKGKRQPQKDKKETSSVTKVDSKKEQVNEQGNDSKEQSWYVLRENEPYGPYTWEEFKALKDEGRVASNDLVWNESQTSWVKAEDIL
- a CDS encoding RHS repeat-associated core domain-containing protein, whose protein sequence is MTFEQAGRRYLVLREQLDSGAISYQEFDSQLDELLVETPDGKTWRIDASTGTWMEREKVINSATEKKIHNFTNSTGKNPETLFQLLIVLVKGVGSSIPRIIMLGLIMSFITWVSHTYLVARVNDGLMYRPDMVTVNSIVHLQDTHFAGVNAFWGLLAYFISSFIVRARSMGFNNWLENIKQTPNNIQNSIQKNQEKGFSRIVIGVFIALFISLLYRNFMFSGVMALGMLLILTAHFKSLEIMVLKVLLGDLQRLSGKRFMILGEEYDSIFLVITGMAGGFLLAGLMRAGAILLFVACLLSIGAVVFLKNKEHQRFALSIIFLGGGLLFLEQQAMAYCEGGSYSQAGSWSDWWGSENADLVRQLGLLPAGSTFLGGILGGLTSAISPGLAGSSIVGQGDIQVSEPLAQDVSSTEVSDYSIDLGELNSPIFNGGPGDNPNIEYSGGNGPSRCSINGLPNYYINTSNLGLVIQDTIYSYNGAGPKIDLTITYNSNDTKTSGMFGNGWSFAYDSYIYFENNKATLRRGSGQELIWQIGQIGDGSHASSQTFAYIPDHSPIELIPSPGNFDRLLLYQDHWLYIEKSTSYIYYYQLNNEGEKNSLLSIMDYNGNKVILEYDNNGNLSRLKDASSREITFEYAEDTPNNMPGVCSGFSISDGRSATFKYDEYNNLTEAVDFLGVITCYEYHPGENLINKMTIGRKKKTTIFGYKETNGYYHIDCVTDARGKITKYELISLSPAQVKTIYPGGNTTTYESETGLTKKVIDHLGNSKEYSYENGLRVSFKDENENISRIKYDTRGNKIEEISPSGYVRAFEYDNNDNLIGITSPSGDRWSYEYDNNKNLIKAISPSGNEMTQEYNDKGEVISLIDHIGEKLMFYYDDYGNLTKKTDQIGHSTCYSYDEWGYQLLSTTDANGNTTYYEYDENDRVTKITHSDDTFRSHIYDCCAALVTTDEVGGNYGLELDPLLNIISEIDPLMAEEKYVYDDNNNLVEKTDALGNKIIQNYDTLGRLSKVQDSAGSELKYQYDRLGNLVGLVDKAGNQNNFTYTPDYEPEKVTDGLSNTVTKQIDYRSRIKEMTNARGNNVALKWDSEGRNSAKYYDGEEVAAFKHDANGNLTEIKDQAGVTSYEYDSRGNMTAINYPDGYQVKYSYDPAGNITSITYPGEVKIEYTYDSRNRITSMAFGENKVEYKYDSVGNLLVETRSNNTITTYDYDKAHRLTGLKHSSSEEVFCEINYLRDLAGNIIEEKGTYPVDPLLALAKEESFDIETNEANQAAVVNNEKCIFDDDGNLISWGEDSSNAYNQENQLVECSINGEKTTHKYDGLGHRFESVTGNNRKRFFCDQQGRVLFEKNEKAELVLYLYCNHFLAASLRQLDEESNTENYSDQVLFYHFDKTGNTLALTDKNGEIKQAYAYSPYGTVVKEQDKKDEKDKIENPFTYVGAFGVMDEGNGLFFMKTRYYQASTGRFIQKDPIGLKGGINFYAYADNNPLLYIDPEGTFVVTLGVVLTVGTVAAGAATAYGVGRTFNRYRESAEETARKRDSYYDAIRRGDPQAAYNARDRYAESYNQTAQRGGEFAGRTTIEAYSTPAGLPGEAVKLVCGMPGD
- a CDS encoding HAD-IC family P-type ATPase; the protein is MEDILREDILKSLIKINKLIPKSILLTGDNYHTAYQISRETGINEFKAGLLPEDKVKVLDELKNQGNTVAAVGDGINDAPLLAKADIGIAMGDTTSSVILDAGSVVLLDGDFSKLSMFLDIARNTRKIIKQNIIVFAIIYNLAGFMLAAFGYLSPLGGAIVHNVGSTMVVLNSTRLIR
- a CDS encoding DUF4339 domain-containing protein, encoding MAQNWFVHKNGKQLGPYTLGEIKEQLRSNFVTGEDYIWNENMSNWSQIKHVEELALYSAPAPQKNSTKTGNNKMLFVIAGVLVVFVGVIGLGWWGVSSFFGGDDNNGSEFVDTNDNLVEEIVSGETNEPNEEYEKTSGQTASEQVNQENTIERESNGEISVGSNTSESNTGIYSNHLVKEALVWYLTDVLKSESFYVFSFDTIDSFNMSMDELRSVYGDLPFYGYYYDTEYAQGETLEVYIELLFSDPPYSFGLVLEWDDTYNEWVPMRYIEH